TAGAAATGTTCAATATGTAAAGTTGATTCAGTGGATATGTCTTTCCTCAGGTTCTAAATTGTATGGTACATGGATAGTTGTGAAACAGTTTCCTGTACACAAGTGTGGTCATGAAGGAGATCCTGTGCCTGCTTCTTTTTGTGCAAAATCCCTCCTTGGCAAGAATAATCCAGgaaagtaagtttttttttttttttttttttttttttcattatgcatgtgtatgtattCTTTGTCCATTTACATAAAAAGCTGATATCATTGGTAGGGGCATGATACTGTTACACAAACATGCTTGAATCACATCACTCTTGCAGTATATTATTCCTAATTCACAAATTCAGACGAGTTTTACCATAACTACTTCAAATAGAAATAGTATAAATCATGTATTAAGTACTAAGGTCCCTTTCCATTATCCACCTTGCCATATTTTTGCAACATACATatatctttcttccccttttcctttgtttgtcaCTTTATTTATCTTGTCAGTTATCCTagctttattcatatatatgatAAGGAATTCtgtattagcttttttttctcacattttgtcCATACACAATATGGAAAATTATCCCATCTCCTTAAGGTACATAATGGCCAGCCAGGACCCTGAGCTGCGGTCACATGTCCACCAGGAAGTGGTAGGCACCCCCATCTTGTACCTACACCAGAGTGCCCCAACACTGGAGAAACCAACTAAAAAAGTGTAGCAGCAGCTCAAGCCCCAGGCAGGTGAGAGAATTGATTATTCTGTATCACATCTAGCTTTCCTGTAGATCTTTATTAGCCTCTCTTAAATTTAAACACTTGCCTGCCCTCATTCCACTGTATATCATCTAATTGATGCATAAACAATGAGTTGCGAACTGTTAAAagttgaaataaatgaatacttgATCACCAAAATCATCCCATTGTATATTCTTTGACTTGGAAAATCCAGAAGGGTATTATTATTGGAATTTGTAATAATAATTTTGCATGAATACATATCCTCAACAGCAAATTGTCATCACATGAGGAGACCACCCTGAAGACACTGAAACGCAAGCACTTTGGAGAAACAATACAGGAACCtccaaggaagaagaaaaaagcaaaaaatccTCATTCTTTGTCAtgtaaaaagagcaaaaaagttAAGCAAGCAAACCAGCAAAagacagatggaaaaaggaaacgcAAACGACATAAAAGGAAAGGTGGAGCTGCCAAAGATATGTCTAGGagtgaataaatcaataaagtaTACGTGTTTTCAAAATGATTTCATTGAATACACaaaatctgaaggtaaagaGGTTTATGGAACAAAATTCTGCCTATGCTGACATAGGCCACAGACTAGGATGGAAGGTAAGCAagagttttatttcattttatttttttttaaggagctACAAAGATCTTGTTATTCTTAGGGTGCATTCACATAGTCAAAGTGTCCATTGAGCAAACACTGTTACCATATCATAAGGCAAAGCAGGATTACGTCATAAGCGTTGAAACGAGGGAAGTTGATACAGCAACAAATGGTGGTACCAGATGAAGTTGTATACCATAGTTTCTACTCTGTTCACCAGGCAAAAACTGGCAGACAGTGTTCAAAGCTGATGTCTGCTGGCAACACGCAATTAGTGTGAACTTGTTGGTACAGACTGATCCCAaactcctctttctcaccaccacaatatgGCATCTCatgctatcttctaccactattttaatcccaactgcccttctgatcttactaactgcataccttccctcctcaccccctACCTATTTTCTCCACCTCTCAAATACAAGTACTTTCAataattcatacctttctctgtaaACCTTGGAATTCCCTGCCCGCTTtcgtatttccatattcctaaGACTTCACCTCATAACCTCATTTAAAagaaagatttcaagacatttattgcTTTCTGTTGACTAACTCTCCTGGGCCTGCAtggggacttttttttttttattctttttttcctgttgcccctggccagcttttcccctcttacaaaataagaataaaaagacaccACTAATTACACTTATTTAATGTAAGACACCAGATGGTGTCAATTTCTGAAACTACGAACATGGGCAGAGTCCAGTACACCTCTTCATGCTTCCTTCTGATGTCTTTCCATTCTTAACTGGTAAAAGTGTTTGTCAGACAGACACTTCAACAGTGAGGACACACCCTTATGAGCCCTGTAGTAGTCCTGTGACACTATCACAGGTGTGGCAGGTGGCTCATCTTCCCCAG
The Portunus trituberculatus isolate SZX2019 chromosome 39, ASM1759143v1, whole genome shotgun sequence DNA segment above includes these coding regions:
- the LOC123515482 gene encoding rRNA-processing protein UTP23 homolog, encoding MKIRRQKKSQKILAFFQSNFALQAPYTVLLDATFCRAALEGKVLIKEQIPKYLGAQTKIVTTQCIILEVEKLSKISSKLYGTWIVVKQFPVHKCGHEGDPVPASFCAKSLLGKNNPGKYIMASQDPELRSHVHQEVVGTPILYLHQSAPTLEKPTKKVYKLSSHEETTLKTLKRKHFGETIQEPPRKKKKAKNPHSLSCKKSKKVKQANQQKTDGKRKRKRHKRKGGAAKDMSRSE